A genomic stretch from Sulfurimonas sediminis includes:
- the ccsA gene encoding cytochrome c biogenesis protein, translating into MKKILSLIGSMHTMAILMLIFAFTIGYATIVENDYGTMTAKAEIYNARWFEVLLGLLALNLLYNIFRFKMYKLSKAPIFIFHIAFLVILVGAAVTRYFGYEGTMHIREGGSASSIVSADPYISIKVSDGSDTKKFSKVLYLSKRGDNDFETSLKLENKKVAVKLVEYIPNAIETLVADKNGKAIAKLMVTGSGQGKPVALEEGKFYNAGSFILDFNSGEHFDKPVLSLYIKDGRLYLKHDMKLSYMKMADRSRGSLGANDHQALQTRVLYSSDLGGFVLRDFMLHAHKKVVSNPKSILRASGVDALKFLVHSGDKQKEVLVYSQKGMLGVPGEVDINGLHVRVAYGSNEIKIPFTLKLLDFQLDRYPGSMSPASYASEVELIDKEMGIDMKYRIYMNHILEHRNYRFFQSSYDMDEKGTILSVNHDPGTLPTYIGYFLLALGMFWALLSKKHRFAKLSAKAKKASECKIVPALLIAGLAFAVTPAKAAELDPAIKTILSFDKEHAQKFGHLIVQDTQGRMKPIDTLALEVLAKIHRSATLQVGKTELSANQVILGMMIRPDVYKDIKLIRTGDERINEAIGIKKDAKYASFAQFFQDPAGMRGYKLLSLVEQASRKAPKDRNKLDKAALKIDEKVNVVYMVFTGSLLKIWPKPNDLNNKWYATIEALKTFDASQAQKVRMIAIAYFTAVDAALSNGEWKIADAGLKKIDEYQRFYGSAVYPSENKIKAEIFYNHSNVFEILWPLYFIMGFVLLILSFVKILKPKFQMQKITKVSLGLLGIFFIAHTLGLALRWYISGHAPWSNGFESMTYIAWATVLAGFVFSKQSPITLASTSILAGLILFVAHLSWMNPQITNLVPVLNSYWLSIHVSMITASYGFLGLGALLGFITLLLFIVKNEKNDRQISLSIKELNAINEMSLIIGLVLLTVGNFLGGVWANESWGRYWGWDPKETWALVTILVYAVVIHVRFIKSIYNDFNYSVISLLAFTSVLMTYFGVNYYLAGMHSYAKGDPVPIPDFVPVTYAIVFVIIALAFRNRKLA; encoded by the coding sequence ATGAAAAAAATTCTCTCTTTGATTGGTTCAATGCATACGATGGCAATTTTAATGCTTATTTTTGCATTTACAATAGGGTATGCGACTATAGTTGAAAATGACTATGGAACGATGACTGCAAAAGCAGAAATCTATAATGCACGATGGTTTGAGGTTTTGCTGGGTTTATTGGCACTTAATCTTTTGTATAACATCTTTCGATTTAAGATGTACAAACTCTCTAAAGCGCCTATTTTTATCTTTCATATTGCGTTTTTGGTGATATTGGTCGGTGCAGCAGTGACTCGGTACTTTGGTTATGAGGGGACTATGCATATTCGTGAAGGAGGCAGTGCCTCTTCGATTGTAAGTGCTGATCCCTATATAAGCATAAAAGTCAGTGACGGCAGTGACACAAAAAAGTTCTCTAAAGTTTTATATCTCTCAAAAAGAGGAGATAACGATTTTGAGACATCTTTGAAGCTTGAGAATAAAAAGGTTGCTGTGAAACTTGTTGAGTATATTCCTAATGCCATAGAAACTTTGGTGGCAGATAAAAACGGCAAGGCAATAGCAAAACTTATGGTTACAGGCAGTGGGCAGGGAAAACCTGTAGCACTCGAAGAGGGCAAGTTTTATAATGCGGGAAGTTTTATTTTGGATTTTAATTCAGGTGAACATTTTGATAAACCGGTTTTGTCTTTGTATATAAAAGACGGCAGGTTGTATCTGAAGCATGATATGAAACTCTCATACATGAAAATGGCTGACCGTTCCAGAGGCAGTTTGGGTGCAAATGATCATCAGGCACTTCAGACAAGAGTTCTTTACAGCAGTGATTTGGGCGGTTTTGTTCTGCGTGATTTTATGCTGCATGCACATAAAAAAGTGGTTTCAAATCCAAAATCGATACTGCGGGCTTCGGGTGTAGATGCGCTTAAATTTTTGGTTCACAGTGGTGACAAACAAAAAGAAGTCCTGGTATACTCACAAAAAGGTATGCTTGGTGTTCCCGGTGAAGTGGATATAAATGGTTTACATGTAAGGGTTGCCTATGGTTCAAACGAGATAAAAATTCCTTTTACATTAAAACTTTTGGATTTCCAGCTTGACAGATATCCTGGATCTATGAGTCCGGCATCGTATGCAAGTGAAGTAGAACTAATAGATAAGGAAATGGGAATTGACATGAAATACAGAATATATATGAACCATATTTTGGAACACAGAAATTACAGATTTTTCCAGTCTTCTTATGATATGGATGAAAAAGGAACAATTTTGTCGGTAAACCATGACCCCGGAACACTGCCGACTTATATAGGGTATTTTTTATTGGCTCTGGGAATGTTTTGGGCACTTCTTTCCAAAAAACACAGATTTGCCAAACTTTCGGCAAAAGCAAAAAAAGCGAGTGAGTGTAAAATAGTTCCGGCACTGCTGATTGCAGGTTTGGCATTTGCAGTGACACCGGCAAAAGCCGCTGAACTTGATCCGGCTATAAAAACCATACTCTCTTTTGATAAAGAGCATGCGCAAAAATTTGGACATTTGATAGTGCAAGATACACAAGGGCGTATGAAGCCGATAGATACACTTGCTTTGGAAGTATTGGCAAAAATACACAGAAGTGCTACATTGCAAGTCGGAAAAACAGAATTAAGTGCAAATCAGGTCATACTGGGCATGATGATACGACCGGATGTTTACAAAGACATAAAACTTATTCGAACGGGTGATGAAAGAATAAATGAGGCCATAGGAATAAAAAAAGACGCAAAATATGCCTCTTTTGCACAGTTTTTTCAGGATCCTGCAGGTATGCGAGGCTACAAGCTTTTGTCTCTTGTTGAACAGGCTTCAAGAAAAGCACCAAAAGACAGAAACAAGTTAGACAAAGCGGCCTTGAAAATTGATGAAAAAGTCAATGTTGTTTATATGGTTTTTACAGGTTCACTGTTAAAAATATGGCCAAAACCAAATGATCTTAATAACAAATGGTATGCAACAATTGAGGCTTTAAAAACATTTGATGCTTCGCAGGCTCAAAAAGTCAGAATGATTGCGATAGCCTATTTTACAGCTGTCGATGCTGCCCTTTCAAACGGAGAATGGAAAATCGCTGATGCAGGGTTGAAAAAGATAGACGAATATCAGAGATTTTACGGTTCTGCTGTCTATCCGAGTGAAAATAAAATAAAAGCAGAGATTTTTTACAACCATTCAAATGTTTTTGAAATTCTCTGGCCATTGTATTTCATTATGGGTTTTGTGTTGTTGATTTTAAGTTTTGTGAAAATTTTAAAACCGAAATTTCAAATGCAAAAAATTACAAAAGTTTCTTTGGGACTTTTAGGTATCTTTTTTATTGCACATACTTTGGGTCTTGCACTGCGATGGTATATATCGGGACATGCTCCATGGTCAAACGGTTTTGAATCAATGACATACATTGCATGGGCAACAGTTTTGGCAGGATTTGTCTTTTCAAAACAGTCCCCTATTACTTTGGCATCTACATCAATTTTGGCAGGTCTGATTTTGTTTGTGGCACATTTGAGTTGGATGAACCCGCAGATTACCAATCTTGTACCGGTACTAAACTCTTACTGGCTCAGCATACATGTATCAATGATCACGGCAAGTTACGGGTTCCTGGGGCTTGGCGCTCTGCTTGGATTTATCACTCTGTTGCTGTTTATCGTTAAAAACGAAAAAAACGACAGACAGATTTCGCTTTCTATTAAAGAGTTGAACGCAATCAACGAGATGAGTCTGATTATCGGACTTGTTTTGTTGACAGTCGGAAACTTTTTAGGCGGTGTCTGGGCTAATGAATCCTGGGGACGATACTGGGGATGGGATCCAAAAGAGACATGGGCACTGGTGACTATTTTGGTTTATGCTGTTGTGATACATGTAAGATTTATCAAGTCTATTTACAATGACTTTAACTACAGTGTAATATCGCTCTTGGCGTTTACATCGGTTTTGATGACGTATTTCGGAGTGAATTATTATCTTGCGGGTATGCACTCGTATGCAAAAGGAGATCCGGTACCTATTCCTGATTTTGTTCCGGTAACCTATGCAATAGTCTTTGTTATCATTGCTCTTGCGTTTAGAAACAGAAAATTAGCCTAA
- a CDS encoding sensor histidine kinase, with protein sequence MATITPEELDVLIQQTYKVENEFNELKASYAHLQDTVEKVVEFLPNAIWILNSDNTVFLQNSHARELWELLKLLQYRDEDYEITFNAHSYLVKSSSYKDKVMLSATDITEQKRKENLATMGQMAAHLSHEIRNPIGAISLMSSTLKKRVLPENIPIVEEIQKSVYRIERIIKATLMFSKGVQAQKDLISWSQLKESLDMAIAYYGYSKEIEFVFPKDDFFMHADKDLLEMLFANFITNAIDAIEEDENDEGRVEITYENDGIYHIFKICDSGVAIENEKELFEAFKSTKLKGNGLGLVLSRQIAEAHGGSVNLCTVQKKCFEVKIKM encoded by the coding sequence ATGGCAACTATAACTCCCGAAGAACTTGATGTTCTTATTCAGCAGACTTATAAGGTTGAGAATGAGTTTAATGAGCTGAAGGCTTCGTATGCACACCTGCAAGATACCGTTGAAAAGGTTGTAGAATTTCTCCCCAATGCTATTTGGATTCTTAACAGTGATAACACTGTTTTTTTGCAAAATTCCCATGCACGGGAGTTATGGGAGCTTTTAAAGCTTTTACAGTACCGTGATGAAGATTATGAAATTACTTTTAATGCACACTCCTACCTTGTCAAAAGCTCTTCATATAAAGACAAAGTGATGCTCTCTGCAACAGATATAACAGAACAAAAACGCAAAGAAAACCTTGCTACCATGGGGCAGATGGCAGCACATCTCTCTCATGAAATCAGAAATCCGATAGGTGCAATTTCTTTGATGAGTTCGACACTCAAAAAACGGGTCCTTCCTGAAAATATTCCAATAGTCGAAGAGATACAAAAATCAGTTTATAGAATTGAGAGAATCATTAAAGCAACACTGATGTTTTCAAAAGGTGTGCAGGCACAAAAAGATCTTATATCGTGGAGTCAGCTAAAAGAGTCCCTGGATATGGCGATAGCCTATTACGGATATTCAAAAGAGATAGAGTTTGTGTTTCCAAAAGATGATTTTTTTATGCATGCAGACAAAGATTTACTTGAAATGCTGTTTGCAAATTTTATCACCAATGCCATTGATGCGATAGAAGAGGATGAAAACGACGAAGGCAGGGTTGAAATTACCTATGAAAATGATGGAATATATCACATCTTTAAGATATGCGACAGTGGTGTGGCTATAGAGAATGAAAAAGAGCTTTTTGAAGCATTTAAAAGCACAAAGCTCAAAGGGAATGGGTTAGGACTTGTTCTTTCCCGTCAGATTGCCGAGGCACACGGCGGAAGTGTCAATTTATGCACTGTGCAGAAAAAATGTTTTGAAGTAAAAATTAAAATGTAA
- a CDS encoding M18 family aminopeptidase — MNKQDFNEGLLGFLDASPTPFHATQNMAMMFENAGFTRLDEADKWELKAGQKYYVARNGSSIIAFTYPKTEKNYVMVGAHTDSPNLKLKPNPVIKEYGVVKFGVESYGGLLLNPWFDRDLSIAGRVSYLDANRTLQSTLINVQKPIAVIPSLAIHLDDKANKERTVNKQTDICPVLSTNEDFDFDEFIKWQLANNGIEDVKQVYASELSFYDTQKAEFVGLRNDFIASARLDNLLSCYTGMVSICSVNADKPVLFIASDHEEVGSESTSGAGGSFLENTLHRMFDDYEEYMQMTRSSLMISADNAHAIHPNYPTKHDTNHAPHINKGIVIKVNANQRYASNDKTIAKFKHTAASLHVKLQNFVTRSDMGCGSTIGPITATRIGIDTIDVGLPTWAMHSIRELAGSDDAHDLYKVLTGLSA, encoded by the coding sequence ATGAACAAACAAGATTTTAACGAAGGACTTTTAGGCTTTTTGGATGCTTCGCCTACGCCTTTTCATGCGACGCAAAATATGGCGATGATGTTTGAAAATGCGGGATTTACCAGGCTTGATGAAGCAGATAAATGGGAACTCAAAGCAGGACAAAAGTATTATGTCGCACGCAATGGCTCTTCAATCATTGCCTTTACCTATCCAAAAACAGAGAAAAACTATGTGATGGTCGGGGCACATACCGATTCGCCCAACCTGAAACTCAAGCCAAATCCTGTGATAAAAGAATATGGTGTGGTGAAATTCGGCGTTGAATCTTACGGCGGACTGTTATTGAATCCATGGTTTGACAGAGATTTGTCAATAGCCGGAAGGGTGAGCTATCTTGATGCAAACAGGACTTTGCAAAGTACCTTGATTAATGTGCAAAAGCCCATAGCAGTTATTCCATCACTTGCCATTCATTTGGATGACAAAGCCAACAAAGAAAGAACGGTAAACAAACAGACAGATATCTGTCCGGTTCTGAGTACAAATGAAGATTTTGATTTTGACGAATTTATCAAATGGCAGCTTGCAAACAACGGTATTGAAGATGTCAAGCAAGTTTATGCAAGTGAGTTGAGCTTTTATGATACACAAAAAGCAGAATTTGTAGGCCTGCGAAATGACTTTATAGCAAGTGCGCGGCTTGATAATCTGCTGAGTTGTTATACAGGTATGGTAAGTATTTGCAGCGTAAATGCAGACAAGCCTGTGCTTTTTATCGCAAGTGACCATGAAGAGGTCGGGAGTGAGTCGACGAGCGGAGCAGGGGGCAGCTTTTTAGAAAATACCCTGCACAGAATGTTTGATGATTATGAAGAGTATATGCAGATGACAAGAAGCTCTTTGATGATCAGTGCAGACAATGCCCATGCCATTCATCCAAATTATCCGACAAAACATGACACTAATCATGCCCCCCATATAAACAAAGGTATTGTCATAAAAGTCAATGCAAATCAGCGATATGCCTCCAATGACAAAACAATAGCAAAATTCAAACATACCGCTGCTTCTTTACATGTAAAGCTGCAAAATTTTGTGACAAGAAGCGATATGGGATGTGGCTCCACCATAGGACCTATCACGGCAACACGTATAGGAATAGACACCATAGATGTAGGACTGCCAACCTGGGCGATGCACTCCATACGCGAACTTGCCGGCAGTGATGATGCACATGATTTGTATAAGGTTTTGACAGGACTCAGCGCTTAA
- a CDS encoding type II toxin-antitoxin system RelE family toxin — protein MSYSLIFHPKVDEDLKEFSHVQKVLIIKQFRKIQNSPELGDFLGNKNGYNLSGCRKMYADGKKIRIVYKIVEDRIIIEVVAVGNRSEMEVYAKASQRV, from the coding sequence ATGAGTTATAGTCTTATTTTTCATCCAAAAGTGGATGAAGACTTGAAAGAATTTTCTCATGTACAAAAAGTACTTATTATTAAACAGTTTAGAAAAATTCAAAATTCTCCTGAATTAGGAGATTTTTTAGGAAATAAAAACGGTTACAACCTCTCAGGTTGCAGAAAAATGTATGCTGATGGGAAAAAAATCCGAATCGTCTATAAGATAGTAGAAGACAGAATCATCATAGAAGTTGTGGCTGTCGGTAATCGTAGTGAAATGGAAGTGTATGCAAAAGCTTCTCAAAGAGTATAA
- a CDS encoding type II toxin-antitoxin system Phd/YefM family antitoxin — MIAYTRDEIISASEMARGFATVLSDLKNEVKERFVISKNNKLEAVVLPIEEYERMQEALDLMEHIEIYNIVKEREKTPRSEYVSLEDLAKSHGIDLDEL, encoded by the coding sequence ATGATAGCATATACCAGAGATGAAATTATTTCTGCCAGTGAAATGGCAAGAGGTTTTGCAACAGTTTTGAGTGACTTGAAAAATGAAGTAAAAGAGCGTTTTGTCATCTCAAAAAACAATAAACTTGAAGCGGTTGTTTTACCGATAGAAGAGTATGAGCGTATGCAAGAAGCACTGGATCTTATGGAGCATATAGAGATTTATAATATTGTAAAAGAGCGGGAGAAAACACCTCGTTCTGAGTATGTCAGCTTAGAGGATCTGGCAAAAAGCCATGGAATTGATTTAGATGAGTTATAG